Proteins encoded within one genomic window of Streptomyces profundus:
- the rsgA gene encoding ribosome small subunit-dependent GTPase A — protein sequence MTSDVHSPDSGLSAYGWDESLNGAFAAHRRDGLVPARVVRVDRGQCEVLTAEGASRAESGAVPGACTGDWAALRPGAEPRLVALLPRRTAIVRASAARDSRGQVLAANVDTVVLAVSAAQRLDAGRLERLLALAWESGAHPVVALTKMDQAVAGPELAEEAGAVAPGADVVATSAVSGEGIDVLLALLTGTVALLGASGAGKSTLGNALLGEELLATGSVRHQDGKGRHTTVRRELVPLPNGGVLIDTPGLRGVGPFDAAEGLGQVFADIEELAADCRFADCAHEAEPGCAVLAAIDAGELPERRLASYRKLLRENVWSASRTDARLRAELAQRRKAIVRHQRATYQFRDRQR from the coding sequence ATGACTTCTGATGTGCACTCCCCCGACTCCGGGCTGTCCGCCTACGGTTGGGACGAATCCCTGAACGGGGCGTTCGCCGCGCACCGGCGGGACGGGCTGGTGCCCGCCCGGGTGGTGCGGGTCGATCGCGGCCAGTGCGAGGTGCTCACCGCCGAGGGCGCGTCCCGCGCCGAGAGCGGCGCGGTGCCCGGCGCCTGCACCGGCGACTGGGCGGCGCTGCGTCCGGGCGCCGAACCCCGGCTGGTGGCGCTGCTGCCCCGCCGGACGGCGATCGTGCGGGCCTCGGCGGCCCGCGACTCCCGCGGCCAGGTGCTGGCCGCCAACGTGGACACCGTGGTGCTCGCGGTCTCCGCCGCCCAGCGCCTGGACGCCGGCCGGCTTGAACGCCTGCTGGCCCTGGCCTGGGAGAGCGGCGCCCACCCCGTGGTGGCGCTCACCAAGATGGATCAGGCCGTCGCCGGGCCCGAGTTGGCCGAGGAGGCCGGCGCGGTGGCGCCGGGCGCCGATGTGGTGGCCACCAGCGCCGTCAGCGGCGAGGGCATCGACGTTCTGTTGGCGCTGCTCACCGGGACGGTGGCCCTGCTCGGGGCCTCGGGCGCCGGCAAGTCGACGCTGGGGAACGCCCTGCTCGGCGAGGAGCTGCTCGCCACCGGCTCAGTGCGCCACCAGGACGGCAAGGGCCGGCACACCACGGTGCGCCGCGAGTTGGTGCCGCTGCCGAACGGCGGGGTGCTGATCGACACCCCGGGGCTGCGCGGTGTGGGCCCCTTCGACGCCGCCGAGGGCCTTGGGCAGGTCTTCGCCGACATCGAGGAGTTGGCGGCCGACTGCCGGTTCGCCGACTGCGCGCACGAGGCCGAACCCGGCTGCGCGGTGCTGGCCGCCATCGACGCCGGCGAGCTGCCGGAGCGGCGACTGGCCAGCTACCGCAAGCTGTTGCGGGAGAACGTCTGGTCCGCGTCCAGGACCGACGCGCGCCTGCGCGCCGAGCTGGCGCAGCGGCGGAAGGCCATCGTCCGGCACCAGCGGGCGACCTACCAGTTCCGCGACCGACAGCGCTGA
- a CDS encoding TetR/AcrR family transcriptional regulator, giving the protein MPQRRGDRRRLTAADWADAALEALRDEGSLNAIAIEPLAARLGATKGSFYWHFASRDALIDAALAEWEARSARELSQTLDTDGIEPAGRVRELLRTITERATLDRSEVALLAAADQPRVAAVLERVIALRLDALTGLLRSALNLSDEDARLRASRAYCGQLGRAQLARAIPGVLPDAVLDEDRCLDSELASLLGAGTGRGED; this is encoded by the coding sequence ATGCCACAACGACGGGGAGACCGACGCCGTTTGACGGCTGCGGACTGGGCTGACGCGGCGCTCGAAGCGCTGCGGGACGAGGGAAGCCTCAACGCCATCGCCATCGAGCCGCTGGCGGCGCGGCTCGGCGCGACCAAGGGCAGCTTCTACTGGCACTTCGCCAGCCGGGACGCGCTGATCGACGCCGCGCTCGCCGAGTGGGAGGCCCGCTCGGCCCGCGAGCTGAGCCAGACCCTGGACACCGACGGGATCGAACCAGCGGGGCGGGTAAGGGAGTTGCTCCGCACGATCACCGAACGGGCCACCCTGGACCGGTCCGAGGTCGCCCTGCTCGCCGCCGCCGACCAGCCACGGGTGGCGGCCGTCCTGGAGCGGGTGATAGCGCTGCGCCTCGACGCGCTGACCGGCCTGCTGCGCTCGGCACTCAACCTCTCGGACGAGGACGCCAGGCTGCGCGCGTCACGCGCCTACTGCGGCCAGCTGGGCCGGGCGCAGTTGGCCCGCGCCATACCGGGCGTCCTGCCGGACGCCGTGCTGGACGAGGACCGTTGCCTGGACTCGGAGTTGGCGTCCCTGCTGGGCGCCGGCACCGGACGCGGCGAGGACTGA
- the glnA gene encoding type I glutamate--ammonia ligase translates to MFRNADEIKKYIADNDVKFIDVRFCDLPGIMQHVTVPAEAFDPTASLMFDGSSIRGFQAIHESDMALVPDLSTSRVDPFRKDKTVNINFFIHDPITGEAYSRDPRNVAKKAEAYLASSGIADTAYFGPEAEFYVFDDVRFETRSNAGYYYIDSEAGAWNTGAIEEGGNRGYKVRYKGGYFPAPPVDHFADLRAEISLELAAAGLEVERQHHEVGTAGQAEINYKYNTLLAAADDLMLFKYIVKNVAWRNGKTATFMPKPIFGDNGSGMHVHQSLWQGETPLFYDEQGYAGLSDTARFYIGGVLKHAPSLLAFTNPTVNSYHRLVPGFEAPVNLVYSQRNRSAAMRIPITGSNPKAKRVEFRAPDPSSNPYLAFSALMLAGLDGIKNKIEPAEPIDKDLYELAPEEHAGVPQVPTSLPAVLEALEQDNEYLQAGGVFTSDLIETWIDFKREKEIAPMQLRPHPHEFELYFDV, encoded by the coding sequence ATGTTCCGAAACGCCGACGAGATCAAGAAGTACATCGCGGACAACGACGTCAAGTTCATCGACGTCCGCTTCTGCGACCTGCCGGGCATCATGCAGCATGTGACCGTCCCGGCCGAGGCTTTCGACCCGACGGCCAGCCTGATGTTCGACGGATCGTCGATCCGTGGCTTCCAGGCCATCCACGAGTCCGACATGGCGCTCGTTCCCGATCTTTCGACGTCGCGGGTTGACCCTTTCCGCAAGGACAAGACGGTCAACATCAACTTCTTTATTCACGACCCGATCACGGGCGAGGCATACAGCCGCGACCCGCGGAACGTGGCGAAGAAGGCCGAGGCGTACCTGGCCTCCTCCGGTATCGCCGACACGGCCTACTTCGGCCCCGAGGCGGAGTTCTACGTCTTCGACGACGTGCGCTTCGAGACCAGGTCGAACGCCGGTTACTACTACATCGACTCCGAGGCCGGCGCCTGGAACACCGGCGCCATCGAGGAGGGCGGCAACCGGGGTTACAAGGTCCGTTACAAGGGCGGCTACTTCCCGGCCCCGCCGGTGGACCACTTCGCCGACCTGCGGGCCGAGATCTCCCTCGAACTGGCCGCCGCCGGCCTTGAGGTCGAGCGCCAGCACCACGAGGTGGGCACGGCCGGCCAGGCGGAGATCAACTACAAGTACAACACCCTGCTGGCCGCCGCCGACGACCTGATGCTCTTCAAGTACATCGTGAAGAACGTCGCCTGGCGCAACGGGAAGACCGCCACCTTCATGCCGAAGCCGATCTTCGGCGACAACGGCTCAGGGATGCACGTCCACCAGTCGCTCTGGCAGGGCGAGACCCCGCTCTTCTACGACGAGCAGGGCTACGCCGGTCTTTCGGACACCGCGCGCTTCTACATCGGCGGCGTCCTCAAGCACGCGCCGTCGCTGCTGGCGTTCACCAACCCGACGGTCAACTCGTACCACCGGCTGGTCCCCGGCTTCGAGGCCCCGGTCAACCTGGTCTACTCGCAGCGCAACCGCTCCGCGGCGATGCGGATCCCGATCACCGGCTCCAACCCGAAGGCCAAGCGCGTCGAGTTCCGCGCGCCCGACCCCTCGTCGAACCCGTATCTCGCCTTCTCGGCGCTGATGCTGGCGGGTCTGGACGGCATCAAGAACAAGATCGAGCCGGCCGAGCCGATCGACAAGGACCTCTACGAGCTGGCCCCCGAGGAGCACGCCGGGGTCCCGCAGGTGCCGACCTCGCTGCCGGCCGTCCTGGAGGCCCTGGAGCAGGACAACGAGTACCTCCAGGCCGGCGGCGTCTTCACCTCCGACCTGATCGAGACCTGGATCGACTTCAAGCGCGAGAAGGAGATCGCGCCGATGCAGCTGCGCCCGCACCCGCACGAGTTCGAGCTGTACTTCGACGTGTGA
- a CDS encoding alpha/beta fold hydrolase, translating to MSFVKARDGAHLYYKDWGIGPPVVFSHGWPLQADVWDDQLNLVAENGYRAVAHDRRGHGRSTQTWHGNNMDTYADDLAEVIEQLDLRDITLVGHSTGGGEVTRYIGRHGTDRVSRLLLLGAVPPLMLKTPQNPEGTPIDVFDGIRDGIRNERSQFYIDLSEMFFGANRPGNNVTQGNRDAFWRMSMQLGVRGALDCVAAFSETDFTEDLRRIDVPTLVIHGDDDQIVPIDASARKSAEIIPDATLKVYPGAPHGLASVPGFKEKFNEDLLTFLKH from the coding sequence ATGAGCTTTGTGAAGGCCCGCGACGGGGCGCATCTCTACTACAAGGACTGGGGCATCGGCCCACCCGTGGTCTTCTCGCACGGCTGGCCGCTCCAGGCCGACGTGTGGGACGACCAGCTCAACCTGGTCGCCGAGAACGGCTACCGTGCCGTCGCCCACGACCGACGCGGACACGGCCGTTCCACCCAGACGTGGCACGGCAACAACATGGACACCTACGCCGACGACCTGGCCGAGGTGATCGAACAGCTCGACCTGCGGGACATCACGCTGGTCGGCCACTCCACCGGCGGCGGCGAGGTCACCCGCTACATCGGCCGGCACGGCACCGACCGGGTCAGCCGGCTCCTGCTGCTGGGCGCGGTGCCCCCGCTGATGCTCAAGACCCCGCAGAACCCGGAGGGCACGCCGATCGACGTGTTCGACGGCATCAGGGACGGCATCCGCAACGAGCGGTCGCAGTTCTACATCGACCTGTCGGAGATGTTCTTCGGCGCCAACCGCCCGGGGAACAACGTCACCCAGGGCAACAGGGACGCGTTCTGGCGGATGTCCATGCAGCTGGGCGTCCGGGGCGCGCTGGACTGTGTGGCGGCCTTCTCGGAGACCGACTTCACCGAGGACCTGCGCCGGATCGACGTCCCGACGCTGGTGATCCACGGCGACGACGACCAGATCGTGCCGATCGACGCGTCCGCCCGCAAGTCGGCGGAGATCATCCCGGACGCGACCCTCAAGGTCTACCCGGGCGCACCGCACGGGCTGGCCAGCGTGCCCGGCTTCAAGGAGAAGTTCAACGAGGACCTGCTGACGTTCCTCAAGCACTGA
- the glnII gene encoding glutamine synthetase codes for MSYKAEYIWIDGTEPTAKLRSKTKILADGTEPPEWGFDGSSTNQAEGHASDCVLKPVASYPDPIRGGAHRLVLCEVYNTGDDTPHASNTRALLRPLAERFAAQEPVFGIEQEYTFFKGSRPLGFPENGFPAPQGGYYCGVGADEIYGREIVEAHLENCLKAGLGISGINAEVMPGQWEFQVGPLSPLEVSDQLWVARWLLYRTAEDYGVSATLDPKPAKGDWNGAGAHTNFSTKAMREGYDAIIAACDALGLEGKPLEHVTNYGVGVEDRLTGAHETAPWNEYSYGVSNRGASVRIPWQVERDKKGYIEDRRPNANCDPYVVTRLMVDTCCTELDRAGLV; via the coding sequence GTGAGCTACAAGGCCGAGTACATCTGGATCGACGGCACGGAGCCGACCGCGAAGCTCCGCTCCAAGACCAAGATCCTGGCGGACGGCACGGAGCCGCCGGAGTGGGGCTTCGACGGGTCCAGCACCAACCAGGCCGAGGGCCACGCCTCGGACTGCGTCCTCAAGCCCGTCGCCAGCTACCCGGACCCGATCCGCGGCGGCGCGCACCGGCTGGTGCTGTGCGAGGTCTACAACACGGGCGACGACACGCCCCACGCCTCCAACACCCGTGCGCTGCTGCGCCCGTTGGCCGAGCGGTTCGCGGCCCAGGAGCCGGTCTTCGGCATAGAGCAGGAGTACACCTTCTTCAAGGGCTCCCGCCCGCTCGGCTTCCCCGAGAACGGCTTCCCCGCGCCGCAGGGCGGCTACTACTGCGGCGTCGGCGCGGACGAGATCTACGGCCGGGAGATCGTCGAGGCGCATCTGGAGAACTGTCTCAAGGCCGGTCTCGGCATCTCCGGCATCAACGCCGAGGTCATGCCGGGCCAGTGGGAGTTCCAGGTCGGCCCGCTCTCCCCGCTGGAGGTCTCCGACCAGCTGTGGGTGGCCCGCTGGCTGCTCTACCGCACCGCCGAGGACTACGGCGTCTCCGCCACCCTGGACCCCAAGCCGGCCAAGGGCGACTGGAACGGCGCCGGCGCGCACACCAACTTCTCCACCAAGGCGATGCGCGAGGGCTATGACGCGATCATCGCCGCCTGCGACGCCCTGGGCCTTGAGGGCAAGCCGTTGGAGCATGTGACCAACTACGGCGTGGGCGTCGAGGACCGGCTGACCGGCGCGCACGAGACCGCCCCCTGGAACGAGTACAGCTACGGCGTCTCCAACCGGGGCGCCTCCGTCCGCATCCCGTGGCAGGTGGAGCGGGACAAGAAGGGCTACATCGAGGACCGTCGCCCCAACGCCAACTGTGACCCGTATGTGGTGACCAGGCTGATGGTGGACACCTGCTGCACCGAACTGGACAGGGCGGGCCTGGTCTGA
- a CDS encoding RDD family protein, with the protein MDNGQAMGSRPSDPRAAAEGVGNDLDYRGERLGLPQEGPGSAASLGRRLAAICVDWGLSALIAYGLIADGSVTATNNWTLVVFTLMAMSTVGTVGMTPGKRLLGVRLVHLSGQRLTFPRAVLRTALLALAIPALIWDRDGRGLHDRAVGSVQVRLGGTVAARPPEAAA; encoded by the coding sequence GTGGACAACGGGCAGGCAATGGGATCGCGGCCCTCCGACCCCCGTGCGGCGGCCGAAGGAGTGGGAAACGACCTCGACTATCGAGGTGAGCGGCTGGGGTTGCCCCAGGAGGGCCCCGGCTCCGCCGCCTCGCTCGGCCGCCGCCTCGCGGCGATCTGTGTGGACTGGGGGCTCAGCGCGCTGATCGCATACGGTCTCATCGCCGACGGCTCCGTCACCGCCACCAACAACTGGACGCTGGTCGTCTTCACCCTGATGGCCATGTCGACCGTGGGAACGGTGGGCATGACACCGGGCAAGCGCCTGTTGGGGGTGCGCCTGGTGCACCTCAGCGGGCAGCGGCTGACCTTCCCCCGCGCCGTCCTCCGCACCGCGCTGCTGGCGCTCGCCATCCCCGCGCTGATCTGGGACCGCGACGGACGCGGCCTCCACGACCGCGCGGTGGGCTCCGTCCAGGTGCGGCTCGGCGGCACGGTGGCGGCACGGCCGCCGGAAGCGGCGGCCTGA
- a CDS encoding DUF2795 domain-containing protein, which translates to MRQRGSDQHSPRLDDEMKHELQGMLRGEKPTRAEEWHDPEPAADDDPPLAAGPVRPGTGNDARERDDEAFRFELARYLRRTDFPADRPEVLAALDQNHAPEPLVETVRHDLPSEHAYHNVQEVAVALGHHPRA; encoded by the coding sequence ATGCGACAGCGTGGTAGCGACCAGCACAGCCCGCGTCTCGACGACGAGATGAAGCATGAGCTTCAGGGCATGCTGCGGGGCGAGAAACCGACCAGGGCCGAGGAGTGGCACGACCCCGAACCGGCCGCGGACGACGATCCGCCGCTGGCCGCTGGCCCCGTGCGGCCCGGCACGGGCAACGACGCGCGGGAACGGGACGACGAGGCGTTCCGCTTCGAACTCGCCCGCTATCTGCGGCGTACGGACTTTCCGGCCGACCGGCCCGAGGTGCTGGCCGCGCTCGACCAGAACCACGCCCCGGAGCCGCTGGTCGAGACGGTGCGCCACGATCTGCCGAGCGAGCACGCCTACCACAACGTGCAGGAGGTGGCCGTCGCTCTCGGCCATCACCCCCGGGCCTGA
- a CDS encoding DUF4191 domain-containing protein, with product MARKEKKEQDSENPGRLKQIGLTYKMAKRVDRWIGLWLILVFLGTFGIILGIGILWGHPIYLGILGFLVALLTTAIVFGRRAERAAFSQMEGQPGAAAAVLENMKRGVVFTPAVAVNRQQDVVHRAVSKVGVVLVAEGNPNRVKGLIAAEKRRMNRVVSDVPVHDVVVGTGEGQVELKNLRKKIVKYPKVLAGPRVTEVNDRLRAMGDLMNNMPIPKGPLPKGGMRLKGNNQAPRRGR from the coding sequence ATGGCGCGGAAGGAAAAAAAGGAACAGGATTCCGAGAACCCGGGGCGATTGAAGCAGATCGGCCTGACATACAAGATGGCCAAGCGGGTCGATCGATGGATCGGCCTGTGGCTGATTCTGGTCTTCCTGGGCACGTTCGGGATCATTCTTGGCATTGGCATTCTCTGGGGACACCCGATCTACCTGGGCATCCTCGGCTTCCTGGTCGCGCTGCTGACCACGGCGATCGTCTTCGGCCGCCGAGCCGAGCGGGCGGCGTTCAGCCAGATGGAGGGGCAGCCGGGCGCGGCGGCGGCCGTCCTGGAGAACATGAAGCGGGGCGTCGTCTTCACTCCGGCCGTCGCGGTCAACCGCCAGCAGGACGTGGTGCACCGCGCCGTCAGCAAGGTCGGGGTGGTGCTGGTCGCCGAGGGCAACCCCAACCGGGTCAAGGGCCTGATCGCGGCGGAGAAGCGCCGGATGAACCGCGTGGTCTCCGACGTTCCGGTGCATGACGTGGTGGTGGGCACCGGCGAGGGCCAGGTGGAGTTGAAGAACCTGCGCAAGAAGATCGTCAAGTACCCCAAGGTGCTGGCCGGCCCCCGGGTCACCGAGGTCAACGACCGGCTGCGCGCCATGGGCGATCTGATGAACAACATGCCGATCCCGAAGGGCCCGTTGCCCAAGGGCGGGATGCGGCTCAAGGGCAACAACCAGGCACCCCGCCGGGGCCGCTGA
- the lipA gene encoding lipoyl synthase: protein MSAVAPDGRKMLRLEVRNSQTPIERKPEWIKTRAKMGPEYQALHGLVKREGLHTVCQEAGCPNIFECWEDREATFLIGGEQCTRRCDFCQIDTGKPADLDRDEPRRVADSVRQMGLKYATVTGVARDDLEDGGAWLYAETVRQIHAAMPGIGVELLIPDFNAVPEQLAEVFAARPEVLAHNVETVPRIFKRIRPAFRYERSLGVLTSSREAGLVTKSNLILGLGETRDEVSQALRDLHEAGCELITITQYLRPTPRHHPVERWVKPEEFVELQQEAEEIGFAGVLSGPLVRSSYRAGRLYRQAMERRAAARAA from the coding sequence GTGTCCGCTGTCGCGCCTGACGGCCGCAAGATGCTGCGTCTTGAGGTCCGGAACAGTCAGACCCCGATCGAACGTAAGCCGGAGTGGATCAAGACCCGGGCCAAGATGGGCCCCGAATATCAGGCGCTGCACGGCCTGGTGAAGCGCGAGGGTCTGCACACGGTCTGCCAGGAGGCCGGCTGCCCGAACATCTTCGAATGTTGGGAGGACCGGGAGGCCACGTTCCTGATCGGCGGGGAACAGTGCACCCGGCGCTGCGACTTCTGTCAGATCGACACGGGCAAGCCCGCCGATCTGGACCGTGACGAGCCGCGCCGGGTGGCCGACTCGGTGCGTCAGATGGGTCTCAAGTACGCCACGGTCACCGGCGTCGCCCGGGACGATCTTGAGGACGGCGGCGCCTGGCTGTACGCCGAGACGGTGCGGCAGATCCACGCGGCGATGCCCGGCATCGGCGTCGAGCTGCTGATCCCGGACTTCAACGCGGTCCCCGAGCAGCTCGCCGAGGTCTTCGCCGCCCGCCCCGAGGTGCTGGCCCACAACGTGGAGACGGTGCCCCGGATCTTCAAGCGCATCCGGCCGGCGTTCCGCTACGAGCGGTCGCTCGGGGTGCTGACCAGCTCCCGGGAGGCGGGCCTTGTCACCAAGTCCAACCTGATCCTGGGGCTTGGCGAGACCAGGGACGAGGTCAGCCAGGCGCTGCGCGATCTGCACGAGGCCGGCTGCGAGTTGATCACCATCACGCAGTACCTGCGGCCGACCCCGAGGCACCACCCGGTGGAGCGCTGGGTGAAGCCGGAGGAGTTCGTGGAGCTGCAACAGGAGGCGGAGGAGATCGGTTTCGCCGGAGTGCTCTCCGGTCCGCTGGTCCGTTCGTCCTACCGCGCCGGTCGGCTCTACCGGCAGGCGATGGAGCGGCGTGCGGCGGCGCGGGCGGCCTGA
- a CDS encoding bifunctional helix-turn-helix transcriptional regulator/GNAT family N-acetyltransferase, protein MNGEALAEAIGALREFNRDYTRLIGALDYRHRLDTPYSLPEARVLYELAAGRRVPVGSLRERLDMDAGQLSRLLTRAEAAGLLVRERDADDGRRQLIALSGAGREAAALLDRRSDEVTGALVRRLSPAERDSLLAALRTLSRLLGLAGRPAGPLRLRPPAPGELGWVVQRHGALYAAEYGWNGAFEALVAEVVARYAKHRDPAREAAWIAESDGEPVGSVLCVADQPDRRDQPDQPDQPDQPDQPDQPDDADGPGRSRGTARLRLLLVEPHARGLGIGAALTERCVDFARTAGYARLTLWTNESLAHARSIYLAAGFTLTDSAPHTAFGRPEIGQNWTLDLSRRPRREGPAPPPPGSP, encoded by the coding sequence ATGAACGGTGAAGCACTTGCGGAGGCCATCGGTGCCCTCAGGGAGTTCAACCGGGACTACACCCGTCTGATCGGCGCCCTCGACTACCGGCACCGGCTGGACACGCCGTACTCGCTGCCCGAGGCGCGCGTGCTCTACGAGTTGGCCGCGGGCCGCCGGGTGCCGGTCGGCTCGCTGCGGGAGCGGCTGGACATGGACGCCGGCCAGCTCAGCCGGCTGCTGACGCGCGCCGAGGCGGCCGGCCTGCTGGTCAGGGAGCGGGACGCGGACGACGGCCGTCGGCAGCTGATCGCGCTCAGCGGCGCGGGCCGGGAGGCGGCGGCGCTGCTGGACCGCAGGTCGGACGAGGTCACCGGCGCCCTGGTGCGGCGGCTCTCGCCCGCCGAGCGGGACAGCCTGCTGGCCGCGCTGCGCACCCTGTCGCGGCTGCTCGGCCTGGCCGGGCGCCCCGCCGGCCCCCTCCGGCTCCGGCCGCCGGCGCCCGGCGAGTTGGGCTGGGTGGTGCAGCGGCACGGCGCGCTCTACGCGGCGGAGTACGGCTGGAACGGCGCCTTCGAGGCGCTGGTCGCCGAGGTCGTCGCCCGCTACGCCAAGCACCGCGACCCGGCCAGGGAGGCCGCCTGGATCGCCGAGTCGGACGGAGAACCCGTCGGCTCGGTCCTCTGCGTCGCCGACCAGCCGGACCGCCGGGACCAGCCGGACCAGCCGGACCAGCCGGACCAGCCGGACCAGCCGGACCAGCCGGACGACGCGGACGGTCCCGGGCGCTCCCGGGGGACCGCCCGGCTGCGCCTGCTGCTGGTCGAGCCGCACGCCAGGGGCCTGGGCATCGGCGCGGCGCTGACCGAGCGGTGTGTCGACTTCGCCAGGACCGCCGGATACGCGCGGCTGACCCTGTGGACCAACGAGTCCCTCGCCCACGCCCGGAGCATCTATCTGGCCGCCGGCTTCACCCTGACCGACAGCGCCCCCCACACCGCCTTCGGCCGCCCCGAGATCGGCCAGAACTGGACCCTCGACCTCAGCCGTCGACCTCGCCGGGAAGGGCCAGCTCCACCGCCGCCAGGATCTCCGTGA
- a CDS encoding Gfo/Idh/MocA family protein — protein sequence MRIGLLGTGPWAQRTQGPGLAGHPEVDLVGVWGRRPEAAGELATTLGSRAYADADALFADCDAVSFALPPDVQAPLAVRAARAGCHVLLDKPVATSVAAAREVADAVAEAERASVVFCTLRFAPETAAWVAAQRGSDDWLTGRADWYSAAFGGADSPYADSVWRRERGALWDIGPHALSLLLPPLGDVADLGAVRAAHGPGDMVHATLRHVSGASSTISLSLTVPPQAAGVTVELRGAAGVSTLPERGDGGPVRPFQRAVDALIESAGGGAAHPCDVRFGLRITEILAAVELALPGEVDG from the coding sequence ATGAGGATCGGCCTGCTCGGCACCGGACCATGGGCCCAGCGCACGCAGGGCCCCGGGCTCGCCGGGCATCCCGAGGTGGATCTGGTCGGCGTCTGGGGGCGCCGCCCCGAGGCGGCCGGCGAGCTGGCGACGACGCTGGGGAGCCGTGCCTACGCGGACGCCGACGCGCTCTTCGCCGACTGCGACGCGGTCAGCTTCGCGCTGCCGCCGGACGTCCAGGCGCCGCTCGCGGTGCGCGCCGCGCGGGCCGGCTGCCATGTGCTGCTGGACAAGCCGGTGGCCACCTCGGTCGCCGCCGCCCGCGAGGTGGCGGACGCGGTCGCCGAGGCGGAACGCGCCTCCGTCGTCTTCTGCACGCTGCGGTTCGCTCCGGAGACGGCCGCCTGGGTGGCCGCGCAGCGTGGCTCAGACGACTGGCTGACGGGGCGGGCCGACTGGTACTCGGCGGCGTTCGGCGGCGCGGACTCGCCGTATGCCGACTCGGTCTGGCGCCGGGAGCGCGGCGCGCTCTGGGACATCGGGCCGCACGCCCTCTCCCTGCTGCTTCCGCCGCTCGGCGATGTGGCCGACCTCGGGGCGGTGCGCGCGGCGCACGGCCCCGGCGACATGGTGCACGCCACCCTGCGGCATGTCTCGGGGGCGTCGAGCACGATATCGCTGAGCCTCACGGTGCCCCCGCAGGCCGCCGGCGTCACCGTCGAACTGCGGGGCGCCGCTGGGGTCTCGACCCTTCCCGAACGGGGGGACGGCGGGCCGGTCCGCCCGTTCCAGCGGGCCGTGGACGCGCTGATCGAGTCGGCCGGCGGCGGCGCCGCCCACCCGTGCGACGTCCGGTTCGGGCTGCGGATCACGGAGATCCTGGCGGCGGTGGAGCTGGCCCTTCCCGGCGAGGTCGACGGCTGA
- a CDS encoding transglutaminase-like domain-containing protein, producing MPSAVRLDPEAAAFYTAQSVFSDPGALVARYADLPADPTRLAHIARGLVIHRLEGDHLDHAIPTERLHHDAETRYVDDILRIIVERDDAPLDRERPYSDRFVGICRDFALLFCSFLRHVGIPARLRSGFADYFADDGFHADHVVTEYWDGARGWLLADPNVVASPPDGVDPLDVPRDRFVVAGAAWRAIREGRADPAAFGLRLPDLSLVGEWFVCGNVRLDLAALNRAETLLWDIWGEGADDDASMTDEIRVLYDRVAELTHDAVPFAAARELYTTHDGLRTPRTVLSRAPYNGPSLVTLR from the coding sequence GTGCCGTCAGCCGTTCGCCTCGACCCCGAGGCCGCCGCCTTCTACACCGCCCAGAGCGTCTTCTCCGACCCCGGCGCGCTGGTCGCGCGCTACGCGGACCTGCCGGCCGATCCGACCCGACTCGCCCATATCGCGCGGGGGTTGGTGATCCACCGGCTGGAGGGGGACCACCTCGACCACGCCATACCGACCGAACGGCTGCACCACGACGCCGAGACGCGGTACGTCGACGACATCCTGCGGATCATCGTGGAACGCGACGATGCGCCACTGGATCGGGAACGCCCGTACTCCGACCGCTTCGTGGGCATCTGCCGCGACTTCGCGCTGCTGTTCTGTTCGTTCCTGCGCCATGTCGGCATCCCGGCCCGGCTGCGCTCCGGCTTCGCCGACTACTTCGCCGACGACGGCTTCCACGCCGACCACGTGGTCACGGAGTACTGGGACGGGGCCAGGGGCTGGCTGCTGGCCGACCCGAACGTCGTGGCCTCGCCGCCGGACGGCGTCGACCCGCTGGACGTCCCCCGCGACCGCTTCGTGGTCGCCGGCGCGGCCTGGCGCGCCATCCGCGAGGGCCGGGCCGACCCGGCCGCCTTCGGCCTGCGGCTCCCGGACCTCTCCCTGGTGGGGGAGTGGTTCGTCTGCGGCAACGTCCGCCTCGACCTCGCGGCGCTCAACCGCGCCGAGACCCTGCTCTGGGACATCTGGGGCGAGGGCGCGGACGACGACGCGTCGATGACGGACGAGATCCGCGTCCTCTACGACCGCGTCGCCGAACTCACCCACGACGCCGTCCCGTTCGCCGCCGCCCGGGAGCTGTACACCACCCACGACGGCCTCCGCACCCCGAGGACCGTCCTCTCGCGCGCCCCCTACAACGGCCCGTCCCTGGTCACCCTCAGATGA